A window of the Podospora bellae-mahoneyi strain CBS 112042 chromosome 6, whole genome shotgun sequence genome harbors these coding sequences:
- a CDS encoding hypothetical protein (CAZy:CBM50; COG:G; CAZy:GH18; EggNog:ENOG503NUVP) yields MVQASFLATAIAVIISGCTVSARGVMVPRAYCTNGKQVVEGNTCEIIADRRCTISVARLQQLNPQLDCSNLRVGQHFCCNEGAVRRDPECTNYKTVVAGNTCASIADKRCTISESRFRQLNPHLDCSNLQVGTGFCCNEGSLPLPDCTNVKTVVEGNTCAIIADRRCTISLGNFVNYNPHIDCSRLEVGEKVCCMEGKLPGGPSPNADGTCQDRQVVAGDSCSTLYQKCNITPSLLTQYNTATNFCSNLKVNQWICCSPGTLKDRRPKPNADGSCATYTVRSGDSCSVIEAANGLVDGDLDTFNKRKTWGWAGCSKLWPDSKICLSSGTPPMPLPIANAVCGPQKPGTVAPPAGTNISTLNPCPLNTCCNIWGQCGTTKDFCEVTGDGTPGTGTCISNCGMTIVNNNAPPAEYKKIGYFEAWSTDRDCLWMDATSIDETQFTHIHFAFADVTPDFRVDVSKVQAQFNKFKALKRSKRIIAFGGWAASTSPTTFQIFRAGVNSANRATLANNIANFVREHGLDGADIDWEYPAAPDLPDIPPADPIDGPNYLAFLRLLRAGLPTGKSLAIAAPASYWYLKGFPIREMGSVLDYIVYMTYDLHGQWDAGSRWSQDGCPSGMCLRSHVNMTETYNALVMVTKAGVPANKIIVGVSSYGRSFKMKDPNCRGPMCEYTGTASVSHAMPGPCTGVQGYISNAEIQEYKNVNDINVTTHYDQATRSNIAIINGTWIAYMDTAEKNARSNMYRGWNFGGTSDWAIDLDTFTELERKVSGSVLTSRFTRKGATGGSTRWYDLSCSIPAVDTADMDRKQRWEGLMADEAWADAIKAYLARTMDVGSLSSWIVGKFFRGHQDVHCGTLLPASNCLSPQENCYDKDNKPPILTNDPPERTGPAGKFIMNSFVTLEQLFVNYYDALREAQQDVNLIIPVMENYFMKEFDDTFAKQMGYNILAAITSLVTGPLVGHVLRNSAATEVVNQAVLATVMTFKDKNTGDIEDDLSKASTLAMALNATMTHWERSVTGFSAKLFAGPDKDGHLTPLLANFMAEGKLIGGGVPKEQPRPDILRVDDMKVMIRRALFTFMIPVAWNNNDDANVAVLETGNACRTYGNLWQRYVREEDAKKAEFCFENKQYLLLAAMGPYQNCYPFGTGGGQSCDHAIWSLPPGFNKLDDFHNISATDIMEGALRTWRRNGGQNGYEFDPDNLAMKDYYDPVDPMRNKIIDMGLIQFPVCTLDQANLRWGHPGPKGDFYPC; encoded by the exons ATGGTCCAAGCCTCTTTTCTGGCGACAGCCATCGCCGTTATTATTTCCGGATGCACTGTGTCTGCTCGAGGTGTAATGGTTCCCAGGGCCTACTGCACCAACGGCAAGCAAGTGGTTGAGGGAAACACCTGTGAGATCATTGCGGACCGTCGTTGCACCATCAGTGTTGCAAGACTCCAGCAACTGAATCCACAACTCGACTGCTCCAACCTGCGCGTCGGCCAGCATTTCTGCTGCAACGAGGGCGCAGTTAGGAGAGACCCGGAATGCACCAACTACAAGACCGTCGTCGCCGGAAACACTTGCGCCAGCATCGCCGACAAACGCTGTACCATATCGGAGTCCAGGTTCCGTCAACTGAATCCGCACCTCGACTGTTCCAACCTGCAGGTCGGAACCGGCTTTTGTTGCAACGAGGGTTCCTTGCCGTTGCCTGACTGCACCAATGTCAAGACGGTTGTCGAGGGCAATACTTGTGCCATTATTGCTGATCGTCGCTGTACGATCAGCCTTGGAAACTTTGTAAACTACAACCCT CATATCGACTGCTCGAGGCTTGAGGTGGGCGAAAAGGTCTGCTGCATGGAGGGGAAGCTCCCTGGaggcccctcccccaacgccGATGGCACTTGTCAAGACAGGCAGGTTGTGG CGGGCGACTCCTGTTCAACGCTCTATCAAAAGTGCAACATTACCCCTTCGCTTCTGACCCAGTATAACACAGCAACCAACTTCTGTTCCAATCTAAAAGTCAACCAGTGGATTTGCTGCTCACCTGGCACTCTCAAGGACAGGCGGCCCAAGCCGAATGCTGATGGGTCGTGTGCCACGTACACAGTCAGATCGGGCGACTCATGCAGCGTGATCGAGGCTGCCAATGGGCTAGTTGATGGCGATCTAGACACGTTCAACAAGAGGAAGACTTgggggtgggctgggtgCAGCAAGCTTTGGCCCGACTCCAAGATCTGCCTCAGCTCAGGGACCCCGCCAATGCCCCTTCCCATCGCCAATGCGGTATGTGGGCCACAGAAACCTGGGACAGTTGCTCCTCCCGCAGGCACCAACATCAGCACCCTCAATCCGTGTCCGCTCAACACGTGCTGCAACATCTGGGGTCAGTGTGGCACCACCAAAGACTTCTGCGAAGTGACGGGCGATGGGACTCCGGGAACGGGAACATGCATCAGCAACTGTGGCATGACCATTGTCAACAACAATGCGCCGCCGGCAGAGTACAAGAAGATTGGATACTTCGAGGCCTGGAGCACCGACCGCGACTGCTTGTGGATGGACGCTACCTCTATTGACGAGACTCAGTTCACACACATCCATTTTGCCTTTGCCGACGTCACACCTGACTTTCGAGTTGATGTCAGCAAGGTTCAGGCTCAGTTCAACAAGTTCAAGGCACTCAAGAGGTCCAAGAGGATTATCGCGTTTGGTGGTTGGGCTGCATCGACGAGTCCCACCACATTCCAGATCTTCcgtgctggtg TGAACTCCGCCAATCGCGCCACTCTTGCCAACAACATTGCCAACTTCGTCAGAGAACATGGACTGGACGGCGCTGACATTGATTGGGAGTATCCTGCTGCCCCGGATCTTCCCGACATTCCTCCTGCGGACCCCATCGACGGCCCCAACTACCTCGCCTTCTTACGGCTGCTGAGGGCTGGACTTCCCACCGGGAAGTCCCTCGCCATTGCAGCGCCGGCCAGCTACTGGTATCTCAAGGGCTTCCCAATCAGGGAAATGGGCAGCGTTCTCGACTACATTGTTTACATGACGTACGATCTTCACGGCCAGTGGGACGCTGGGTCTAGGTGGTCTCAGGATGGCTGTCCAAGCGGCATGTGCCTTCGGTCCCATGTCAACATGACAGAGACATACAATGCCCTGGTCATGGTCACCAAGGCCGGGGTGCCTGCCAACAAGATCATCGTCGGCGTCAGCAGTTATGGCCGCTCTTTCAAGATGAAAGACCCGAACTGCCGAGGGCCCATGTGCGAGTATACCGGCACAGCAAGTGTTTCCCACGCCATGCCAGGCCCTTGTACTGGAGTCCAGGGCTATATTTCCAATGCCGAGATCCAGGAGTACAAAAACGTGAATGATATCAACGTGACAACACACTACGACCAAGCCACACGTTccaacatcgccatcatcaatgGGACTTGGATAGCCTACATGGACACGGCAGAGAAGAATGCTCGGTCCAACATGTACAGGGGCTGGAACTTTGGTGGGACAAGTGATTGGGCCATCGACCTCGACACCTTTACTGAGCTCGAGCGCAAGGTCAGCGGGTCGGTCCTTACCAGCAGGTTCACCAGAAAAGGCGCTACCGGGGGCTCTACGCGCTGGTATGATCTGTCGTGCAGTATCCCTGCAGTGGACACGGCAGACATGGACAGAAAGCAGCGATGGGAAGGGTTGATGGCGGATGAGGCGTGGGCTGACGCTATAAAGGCCTATCTAGCACGCACGATGGACGTCGGAAGCCTTTCGTCGTGGATTGTTGGCAAGTTCTTCCGTGGACACCAAGATGTTCACTGTGGGACATTGTTGCCGGCAAGCAACTGTCTGAGCCCACAGGAAAACTGCTacgacaaggacaacaaaCCGCCTATACTGACGAATGACCCTCCCGAAAGGACTGGTCCAGCAGGAAAGTTCATCATGAACTCATTTGTTACTCTGGAACAG CTTTTTGTGAACTACTACGACGCCCTTAGAGAAGCGCAACAAGATGTCAACCTAATCATCCCGGTGATGGAAAATTATTTCATGAAGGAATTTGATGATACCTTTGCGAAACAGATGGGCTATAACATCCTTGCTGCG ATTACCAGTCTTGTGACAGGTCCATTGGTTGGGCACG TGCTGAGGAACTCCGCTGCAACGGAGGTAGTCAATCAGGCGGTTTTGGCAACGGTAATGACTttcaaggacaagaacaCTGG AGATATCGAGGACGATCTTAGCAAGGCATCCACGTTGGCAATGGCCTTGAACGCTACCATGACTCACTGGGAGAGGTCGGTTACCGGGTTCTCAGCCAAGCTGTTTGCTGGTCCAGATAAGGATGGCCACTTGACCCCACTTCTCGCCAACTTCATGGCCGAGGGCAAGCTgataggtggtggtgtgccGAAGGAACAGCCTCGACCCGACATCCTTCGGGTAGACGACATGAAGGTCATGATCAGGAGGGCACTTTTCACCTTCATGATTCCTGTGGCGTGGAACAACAATGACGATGCGAACGTGGCTGTTTTGGAGACGGGAAATGCCTGTAGGACCTATGGCAATCTCTGGCAGCGTTATGTCCGGGAAGAAGATGCCAAGAAGGCTGAGTTCTGTTTTGAAAACAAACAGTACCTGCTACTGGCAGCTATGGGGCCCTACCAGAATTGTTACCCATTTGGGACTGGCGGTGGGCAGTCCTGCGACCATGCGATTTGGAGCCTGCCTCCCGGGTTTAACAAATTGGACGATTTTCATAATATCAGTGCCACGGATATTATGGAGGG AGCATTGAGAacttggaggaggaacggTGGGCAGAACGGATACGAGTTTGATCCCGACAATCTCGCTATGAAGGACTACTATGACCCGGTGGACCCGATGAGGAACAAGATCATCGACATGGGACTGATTCAGTTTCCTGTTTGCACGCTTGATCAAGCTAATTTGAGGTGGGGGCACCCGGGTCCGAAGGGAGACTTTTATCCTTGCTGA